ACTGTTTTTCTGACCCCAAATTACCAATTCCACAAGATCATATTGTAATGTATTCTTAAAAAAATAATTAACAAAATAACATGAAAAAGACAACCATTCTTTCTTTGGACGGAGGCGGAATAAGGGGAATTATTACCTGTATTATTCTGCGTTACATAGAAGAACAGCTCCAGTATTATGATAAACCAAGTGCTAAGCTTGGGGATTATTTTGATCTGGTGGCTGGCAGCAGCACAGGAGGACTGATTGCTTCTATTATTCTATGTCCTGATGAAGTCCGTAAAGCAAAATATTCTATCCAAAAGGGATTGGAATTATATGCTGAAAAGGGCGGTGATATCTTCCAGGTTTCCTTTTGGGAAAAGCTGGTTAATCCATTTGGATTATTGAATGAAAGAATTTCTCAGGAAGCTCTTGAAAAAAACCTGAATGACTTTTTTGGAAATTTAGAATTAAAGGAATTAATAAAGCCATGTTTAATAACAAGTTATGATATAGAGAACAGAAGAGCGAAACTTTTCAATTCCTGTGAAGCTCATCTCAGTACAGATAATTTTTATGTAAAAGATGTTTGCAGGGCAACATCCGCAGCACCTACCTATTTCAGCCCGGTACAGATCAAATCAATGTATGGCCAAATCTTCAGCCTGATTGACGGCGGTATGTTTGCGAATAATCCTGCTCTTTGTGCTTATGCAGAGGCTAGAAAAATTCCCTTTGCAGAAGTTTTGAAAAATCATCAGAAAGCCAATCATCCCGGAGTAAATGATATGATTATCATATCTATCGGAACCGGAATTGAAGCGAGGCCTTATTCTTTTCATAAACTCGAAAAGGCTGGAAAAATTGGCTGGGTAAATCCCATTATTGATATTTTAATGTCTGCCAATGCAGAAACCGTAGATTATCAGCTTTCTCAAATGTTCCAGACCTTGGGGCTGAGAAACCAGAAAAACTATTACCGTTTGAATCCCTCATTGAAAAACGCTTCTCCAGCCATGGATAACGTAAGACGGTCTAATATTGAAAACCTGATACAAGCCGGACTAAGCTATATTGATGATAACAGAGAAGTCCTGAACCAGATTGTCCAAAAGCTCATCAGAAACAAAATATAAGCTTAAAAGCTTATATTGAACTTAAATAAGCTTTTAAGCTTATATTAAAATTCTCACTGAATTAAAACACTTGACCTTGTCAGTTTATAATATTTATCAAAAATGAAATAAAAATGAAAAGAAATTATAACACGACAAGTTTTGACGCTTGAGTCAACTATCTTTAAATAAATAAAATAACCAAGGAAACCAAAGCTAAATAAGCTCATTCCAAACTTACATTATCCCTATTATTTTTAATAATCTTCAGTTAATCAAATACTGAACAGGATATCTATTGCCCAATATTGAATATTAGTCTGCTAGCACTACTATATATTATTAACCAATTAATAACCTTAAAAATTTTTAGAATTATGGCAAATTTAGTACAAGAATTAAACAGTTTAGATTTCAGTGTTTACATCGGAGGACCTATGCAGGCAGCGATCAAGGCTCAGCATGACGCATCCATGTCGCAAGTAAATTTCATTAAAGAAGTTGGCTTTGAAGAAGGAGCACCAGAAGGAGGCGCTAAAAAACTTAAGTATGTGGATTTTATCTATACAAAGTCAGTTCCCAGCACAGCTGAAAACAATGACAGCGTAGTAAAATCAGAAGTAAAATTAAGTGTCCCATTGCTTTGTATGCTGACAATTCCGGCTTTAAGAATTGATGAAATGACTATTGATTTTAATGCCAAACTTAATTCTGTGGAAACTCAGAATATTGCTAGTGAATTCCAGGGAAGCGCTTCTATCAGCGCTAAATTCTGGAAAGTTAAATTCAATGCTTCAGCTTCTTATAAGAAAACCAACTCAAGTACCTCAACTACGGAAAAAACATATACGTTGGGCGTACATGTAAAAGCTGTAAATGACGAATTACCTGCAGGGCTTTCAAAAATTATGGATATGTTAGAAGATGCTATTGTTGCTTCCGCAGCACCGGTAACTACTACTTAATTATTTTCAGGATGGTTGCTCCGGCAGCCATCCTTTTAAAAAGTCTTTATCAATTAAAAAAAAACTTATCATGCCAAAATTGAATGAATATTTAGGAGGTATTGTCTCTGAAATTGCAGCAGCCAGAAAAATGACAGACTTACAGACTGTACAAATTGCAAAAGAATATGCTAAAGATGATTTATTGAAACATTTTTCCATTCCAAGAATGAAAGTGGGGACGGTAGACCTTACTATTCCTTTTGCTACAGCAGGAAGCTCCCCTATCTTGCTTTTCAGAGATTTTTCTTATGAAGAAATTACCAAAGTTGCCTCAACGGATTATAATCCTTCTGACACAAAAAATGATCAGAGTTTAAGAAATTTTTTAGCCAATCAGGAGCTTAGTTATAATGATTATATAACGAAGATCAAAGCTGAAAACAAACCAACCCTTACCGATACTCAAATACAGTATTTTGACCCTATTTCAAAATATACAGTAGAATACTGTCGTTCCCTTCCCAATTTTACATGGAAGAATACAGATCCCCAGTTTTTACAGCAAAGCCTTTTCAACAGGATTGTTTTGGAAGCCAGAAGAGTTATTGAAAAGATAGATAACCGGGAGATTATTGTAGAGGCAAGCAAATTGATGCAACTGGATGCCAAATGCCTGATTTTCGCTAAAATGAGTGTGAGTGAAGCAGGAATGGAGTGGTCGAGATATGAGGATATCAATGGAAATATTATAGAAACGCTTATCCCTGAATAATAGAATGAAAAAGTCACAGTTTATTTTAGTTTCCCAGTTAAAGGATCAGCTGCTAGAATTTCCAGCTATTGTTTCTTCGTTGGAGAAAAAAGATCCTTTTTTTGTTGAGAAAATGCTTTCATGGCTGAAGTCTGTAGAGAATATTCTTTCTACGAACACCATTAGTGAAGTTTCGGAAATAGCCGGTTTCAGAAGTAAGATCCTGGCAGGTAAAATCAGTGATGAAAGAAGTTTTAATGCTAAAAAAAACCAGCTCAAGGTTACCGCAAATCTTCTTCACGATGCACAAAACTGTGTGCTTAATGTGTTACTGCCTCATGAAACAAAAATGAATGAATGCAGAGATATCACCAAGCAAATCCTGGCTTTAGCAGCACAAACAACAAACCCGCTTTATACTTCAGAAATAACATTTGAAGATTTTGTACAGAAAGTCTGGTCCCATATCCTTTCTGATAATGATTTAAAATTAGGAGGCATCAAACTCAAATCAATGCTTTCTGAAATGGATATCATTATGCTTATTGCTGATGAAATAGATATTAACGATTTTTCTTAAAAACTAAAATAACTCAAAATTCTTTTGAGTTATTTTTTTATACGTCAAGTTTTGACGCCACCCTCGATTACCTTTGAAATATAAACAAGAGCACAAAAACAATTAATAAAAAACTTTAAAAAGCCTTTGAATTCAATATTGATCTATGCTGAGCAGCCTAAAATATGTTCAAAACACAACCAACACCAAATCACAATACAAAACATGGAAACATCCAATCACAATACAGATATACTCTTCGATGAAGATCTCTACACCGTGGAATGGAGTGACATCGAAAATGCAGAGATGGATTATGAAAACTATCTCAATGACATTGAAAATTTCTTCAGACAAGATTTTGATGAAGATATCCTTGAAGAAGATCCCTTTTAAATAAAAATATGACAAGTTCTGATGCTGTCCGCCATTACTCTCTATCATGCGCCCAGCAGTCTCATTAAACATTCTCAACACCTTTGAATCATCATTCACAAAATGTTGGACAGCCAGAACGATGTCTGAAAATATAACACACCTGTGGAAATTCGGCCTACGACCACATAAAACAAGGCCTAAGATCCTGAAGCGATCTTGTAAAGCTTCAAATTAATATTTATTCTGAAAATAAATATTAGAATATTGAATAAGCCACAGGGTTTCTGTGGCTTATTATTTTTCAAACTTCATCACAAAAAAAATAAAACACGACACGTTTTGTCGCATTAAGCCCATATATTTGTGGTACAAAATTTTACCATGAAGAAAGATTTTTATCTGACAAGATATGCCTTAATTATTAAAAGACTAGAAAGTTCTCCGGCTACCTATTCCCAGTTGGAAGACTATCTATTAAATTCTTTTGAATTCCAGGATGCCGGGATCAAAAGTTATTCTATCCGTACCTTGCAGAGAGATATTCGTGAGATTTCCGACCTTTTCAACCTTTCCATTCACAATAAGAAAAAAGGCGACAACCGGTATTATATTGAAAGCCGCCCCATCATGGAAGTGGATGAGTATAACCAAAAACTTTTGGAATCTTTCCAGGTAAGCAACGCCCTGAATCTTCACCCTGATTTTTCAAATTTTATTTTCTTTGAAAGCCGTAAACCAACCGGCATAGAGCATTTTTATGATTTGTTCTTTGCCATCCGTAACAAAAGAGTGGTCACTTTTGAACATTACAATTACAAAAATAAACTGATGACTTCCCGAAAGGTCCATCCTTTGGCTTTAAAAGAATCCAAAGACAGATGGTATCTTATTGCGATTGACACTAAGGATAAAATTTTAAAATCGTTTGGACTAGACAGAATCAATTATCTGGATGTGGCTAAAAATCAGTTCAGAGAAAAGTATAAATATAACTTCAGAGAGCATTTTAAAAATGCTTTTGGAGTGATGAATCTGGCAGAACAAAAGCCGCAGAATATTGTATTAAAATGCAGCCGCCATCAGGGAGAATACATTAGAAGCTTCCCGCTTCACCAGTCACAAAAAGAGACTAAAGAAACTCCGGAAGAGATCTATTTTGAGTTTTTCCTTCATCCTACTTATGATTTCATGCAGGAGATTTTATCCTATGGAAAAGAAGTCACCGTGCTAGAACCGAAAGGTTTAGTTGACGATATCCGCAACCATCTTCAGGAATCCCTAAATCGCTATCTTGAAAGTTAACAGATCGTAAACTAATCTCATATTTTTTAGTTATATTTACATAAATATCCCTATTGAGAACTTTATTCATTTGCATATTTTGTATGATTTCTTCATTTTGTTTATCTCAGCAAAAAGAGGAATTCCGGTTGGTAAAAAATTATTACAACCAGCACAGAGGTATGCTGAATACTGAATTCAAGAAAAAATTTGATGCAGAATCCAATGTTCTTAAAAAGGATGCGATCAAAGGAGATTTCCTTTTTTTTATGAAAAAAATGGATAGCATTGAAAACACTGCTTTAATTGGGGCACTGTTGAGGGTAAGAAATATTGAAGATCTTCAGACTTTAAAAACAACAAAAGGAATCTCTCAGGATTTTACCGATAAATCTGCGAATGTAGAAAAGATGGCAGATTATCCCGGAGGCATCAATACCCTAAGACAAGAGGTTGCAGATCTTCTGTATGTAGATGGTGTGAATTCCGATTCCAAAACAGTAAAAACAGATGTTATATTTATTGTGGAAAAAGATGGAAGCGTCAGTAATGTTCATGCTCAGGGTGATAATTTCACGTTCAACAGACAAGCTGAAATTGCCCTCTACTCTATTTCTGAAAAATTTTCTCCCGCAATGGTAAAGGGTGATCCGGCAAGATTCCGTTTCAGGATTCCTTTAACTTTAACGATGGTTGACTAAATTAGATGTTTACAGACGAATATTATATGAAAATGGCCCTGCAGGAAGCAGCGGCTGCTTTGGAACAGGATGAAGTTCCTATCGGATGTGTGGTTGTTTCCAACAACCGTGTTATTGCAAGAGCACACAACCTCACTGAAACATTAAACGACGTTACTGCTCATGCAGAAATGCAGGCTATCACCTCAGCCGCTAATTTCTTAGGAGGTAAATATCTAAAGGATTGTACTCTTTATGTTACCATGGAGCCATGTGTCATGTGCTCAGGAGCCTTATCATGGTCACAGATTTCCAAAGTAGTTATTGGTGCCAGAGATAAACAGAGGGGTTTTATCAATAAACATCTTTCTCTACATCCAAAAACAGAAGTCATTACAGGGATTATGGAAAATGAGTGCTCTGTCATTGTTAAAGATTTTTTTAAAAGCAAAAGATAACTTTCTTTTTTGTCACCGCATATTGAAAAACAAGATACAAGTAATCAAATAATTACCTACATTTGATCTACATTCAAATTAAAACAATATGAAAAAGTTAACCAGAAAAGAAACAGCTAAAATCAATGGTGGAATCGCACCGGGACAATGCTTTTACACTGATCCTAATACAGGCAAGAGAAAACTTGGATGCCAATTAGGACCCATTCCAGACTGTTGTGGAGGATGGATTTATCCAAATCCTGAATACGCATGCCAGCCATGTACAGTTACTGATCTTTAAAAATGAATAAAGACAATTAAACTAATTCCATTTACCTTCAAATTAAAACAACATGAAAAAATTAGCAAGAAAAGAAACGGCCAAAATTAATGGTGGAATCCGCCCTGATCAATGTTTTTATATTGATGACAATGGGGTAAGAAAAATCGGATGCAGAACTCAACCTTTTTTTAATGAGGATAGTGGCACATGGATCTATCCATTGAAAGAATGTGATTCATGTACAGGAGATCTCTAAAAAGGCCCTTTTGAAAACCATAAAAAAATCAGAGAATATAATGTTCTCTGATTTTTGTTTTTATAAGGTCGTATCCCAATTAATCTTTGAAGATAGAATACATCGCAAGGTCAAAATATTCGTCGTCTTTTTTGGCATGTTGTTTTAAAAGAGCCTCCTGCTCCATTCCTATTTTTTCCATGATTTTTCCGGAAGCAGGATTGTGAAGGAAATGAGTAGCATAAATCTTATTAAAACCTAAGTCATTAAAGCCGAAATCTACTATAGCCCTCGCTGCTTCTGTAACATATCCTTTATTCCAGTAGGGAATTCCTATCCAATACCCCAGCTCAGCCTTATCATCATCTCTGTCATGAAGTCCAATAGCACCTATAAGTTCCTCTTCTTTATTTCTAATTCCAAACGTAAAACCAGTCTTACCTTCAAAAGCCTCTTTGGACATTTTCACCCAAAGCTGAGCATCATTTTCCGTATAAGGATAAGGAATATTAGAAGTGAGATCTGAATAAATTCTATGTTTAAGGAACTCAACAATAAAAGGGATATCCTTCTCATCCAATTGAGAGAGAATCAGCCTTTCAGTTTCTATTCTTGGAAATTCTTTTAATTTTTTCATTTTATTCATGGTTATATTGAAATAAAAGTTGAGGTTTAGCCCAACATCTATGGATGATATCTACAGATCTTTACCAAGGAAATAAAGTCCTTTCAAGGTATGGAGTCTATCCATTACATGGATTTTATCCGTTAATGGCTTATACACATGAGAAACGCCACCTGTAGCCACCACAAAACAATCATCATTCACCTCATCATTGATACGGTTAATAAACCCTTCTACCATTCCCAGGAAACCGTATACCATTCCACTTTGCATGCAGGTTACCGTATCTAATCCCAATACTGATTTAGGCTTTTTAAGTTCAATATCCGGAAGCTGAGCAGTCTGGTTAATTAAAGAATTTAAGGATGTTACAATTCCAGGAGCAATAATTACGCCCAACGTTTCACCCGTTTCAGCCACACAGCTTGCTGTAAGTGCCGTTCCAAAATCAATCACGATCTTTTTCCTGTTCGGGTAAAGGTTATGAGCCGCTACAAGATTGGCATAAATATCCGTTCCCATCTGCTTAGACTTCGCCTGCACTCCTGATGGCGTTGTACGATCAACAATTACCGGAGTGACTCCGTGGATCTTCTTGATTCCCGAACTCATCACTTTGGTAAGCTGAGGGACTACTGATCCTATAATTACTTTCTCTATTTCTTTTGGGTCAACTTTATACGTCTGATAAAGCATCAGCATCTGTACATAAAGCTCGTCTGCTGTTCTGTAAGGTTTTGTATTGATTACCCATGAAATATCACAATTATCACCATTAAAAAGGCCGAATCTGATATTGCTGTTCCCTACGTTAATTACAATTGAATTCATTTATATTTAAACAGGCTATGATTTGAAAAAATTTGAGTTCCAAATTTATAAAAAAATAAAAGGAGTATTTACAAATACTCCTTTTATCTCTATGTTGATCTTTTTATTTCACCTCTACTATATTATCCGCCATATTCACATCTGCAAGTCTCTGGCTGAAATCAATTCCCAATACTGACAATTGAGATTTTGTATAAGGGATTGTGATGGTATATTCTTTCTGAGTCCAAGGCCAGTAAGGCATTGTCTTGAATTCACCATAAGCATCTTTTTCTTTCCACGTATGCGTCATATTCAATGGAATCTGATAAGTTACAATTTTCTTATCCGTAGTCATTACACTGAAATCAATTGGCATCGGAACCTGACCGTTATTGATAAGGATAACTGTAGTAGATTTTGCATCATACTTTACCTCCTTAATTCCGTAATCGATCGTTTTGGTAGTATTGATCCAATAATTTTGGAACCATTTTAAATCCATTCCTGAAACCTTTTGAGCAATATGAAGGAAATCTCTGTCTGACGGGTGTTTCATACTCCATTGGTCATAATATTGTTTTAAAGTTTCTGCAAGATTCTGCTCTCCCATAATATATCCTAACTGTACCAGGTACAATTCTCCTTTTACGTAAGAAGCATACGTGTAAGAAGTTCCGTTATCATGGTGATCTCCTAACCAAACCGCAGGTTCTTCAATTCCTTTTTTAACAAAGTTTCTGTACGCGTTCAAAGTGTTGGCAAACGGATTCGGAAGCTCTTCCGGAAATAGCTGGTACATGGTATATCCTTCTGCATAACTGGTAAAACCTTCATCCATCCAAGGACGTACAGATTCGTTAGTCGCAAGCATTTGCTGATACCAAGAGTGAGAACCTTCGTGAGCCATTAGTCCCATCAGTCCTTTGATATCTTTAGCCTCACCAAGAATCATGGTACACATTCCGTACTCCATTCCACCGTCACCTCCTTGAATAAAGGCATAAGTTGGATACACATATTTCCCAAAATGAGAATTCATGATCTGGAAATACTTGGTAATATAGGGTTGTGCTTCTCCCCAAACCTTAGTTTTATCATTTTTCTGATAGACTAAATATACTTTTGGACCTTCCGGAACATTAAAGCTTTCCACAGAATAATCTCTGTCTGCACTCCATGCAAAATCAAGGATGTTTTTCGCCGTCCATTTCCAGGTTACTTTTTTATCTTTTTCTGTTTTGATCTTTGCAGCAGCATCATATCCTTTTACTTCTGTTGGGTTTTCAAGAATTCCTCCAGCTCCTACTACATAGTCTTTATTAATTTTAATCGTAACATCAAAATCTGAAAACGGTGCATGGAATTCTCTTCCCAGGTAATCAAAAGTTGCCCAGCCATCATAATCGTACTCAGCAATCTTCGGATACCATTGTGTCATAGTCATATCCACCCCCTCTCTATTGTTTCTTCCACTTCTTCTGATCTGCTGAGGAATTACAGCATCCCAATCCATGGTAAAAGTTGTTGTAGAGTTTGGTTGAATAGGCTCCGCCAGATATACTTTCATAATGGTTTCCTGAGCTTCAAATTTCAGATCCTTACCATTTTGTTTGATCCAGTGAATATTTTGAGCTCCTTCCTGATCTTTTGGAATGGAAGACAGTGTTGAGATTCCATTTTTCTGCAACCTTCCGTCACCATTTTTCCCTTGGGAAGACACTCTCTGATCCATCATGGAATTAGGCTTGAAAGCATTCCAGTACAAGTGAAAATACACCACATTCAGCTCATCCGGTGAGTTATTGGTGTATTCTAAGGTTTGTTTTCCCTGATAGGTAAATTTTTCAGCATTGACATCAATATCCATCTTGTACTTCGCAGCCTGCTGATAATAAGCTCCTTGCTGAGCCTGAAATTGTGAAATGATAAACGCAAAAATGATTGCAGCCGATTTTCTCATTTAAAATTTTATTTTTTCTAAAGGTAGGTAATTAAAATAAAACCCTCAAACGTGGAGTTACAAGAGGGTTTTGTCTGTTTTAGATGATTTTCTACTGGTCTTGTTAAATGAAAAGTAAAATTATTTTTTCAATCATAGATTATACAGATTTTCATAGATAATTAGGAGTATTATTTTGGACTTTACTCCGTGTATTGTTCTTTCAACAGTTTTTTTATGAGACTAATCTGTCCCAAATGATAGTAAGCATGTTCAATCATACCGTCTATATTTCTCTGATATGATCCATATTTTTCATCTACAAATGTTTCATTAAGCTTTGAATCCGGCATTTTTTCCAATAGTTCAGCAAATTTTTCAGAATCCAACCAGAGTTTATTTAAAAGATTTTCCCATTGTTCCTGAGATTCAATGGGCGCAAGATCAAAGCTGTATTTATCTTTTATTTCCAGGTCTCCTCCTTCAAAAACATGGACAAGTCCAGCTATATAATAATCAATATGAAAAGTGAGCATGGCAATCGTATTTAGAGAACCAACCTTTATTATAGCATGCTCCCATGTAATATCAGAGAGCTGATTCTTAAAATTGGTATTGGCAATCCAGAGACCATCAAGCAACACTTCTCTAAATCTTTTAGCTAATTGTAATACTGAACTCATGATCAATATGTTTTTCTAAAGATAAGTAATTAAAATATTGATTTTTAATCTCTCGCAGATTTTGCAGATAACGCAGATTTCCATTAGCCTTGTCAAGGTTTAAAACCTTGACAAGGCTCTCTTTAAAACAAAAAAACCTCAACTGTAAAAACAGCTGAGGTTTATATTATTATTAGAAATTACAATTATTTCTTAGCAGAAACTTCTTTCTTTCCGCTTCTTAGGATTTTTTCAAGGATTCTTAAAGTAATCAGATAGGTTGGTTTTACTCCTGTAAGCCCTAAACCTCCTGAAGATAATGTACTTCCTGTTTCCAACGGATTATCCGAAGCATAATATGCATAGCAAACAAACAGATCCGGTGAAATGTGATGTCTGATTTTAGAAGCAACCTGAATCGCTTTCTGATAGTGAGCACCTTCCATTTCAAGACCAATTGCTCTCCATGAAGTATTCATAAAGTATGAAAGAATATCTTTATTCTGAAGAGAGGTTCCTAAAACGGTAATCATCGGTCCTTCAAAAGCCTTCAGTTCATCGTCTTTAAAATCATCAAGCTTCAATGCATTTTCAAAAGGATAATTATCTGCGGTTCCTTCAAAAATGTGAGAAGTCGGAATCATAATATCTCCTTTCTCTCCGGTAAGAATTCCCGCTTTCCCCATAATAGAAACAGATTTCACATGCATCATGTACACTTCTCCTTTATGTTCATAAGGCTTCAATAATTCATCCATTACCTCAAAAGCCTGTTCTCCGAAAGCATAGTCAAATACCATTACCACATCGTCTCCTCCAAACTTACAGTCAGCAAACGGAGTATTCTTCAGATTCATCTTACTAAGATCAATAATCTGTACATCAATATTACTTCCGCTTTTATCTGCAATATGAATCATTCCTTCATCTAAAGCATACTTCAATACCTTATCACGAAGTTCTTTCTTGTTGGAAATTTCTTCATACAGTTTATAGTCAACCTCGTCTTGATGCTTCTTTTTAAGAGCTTCATTCGCATACAGCATATTTTTCACTGAATGCATATTCGCTG
This Chryseobacterium sp. G0162 DNA region includes the following protein-coding sequences:
- a CDS encoding nucleoside deaminase; this translates as MFTDEYYMKMALQEAAAALEQDEVPIGCVVVSNNRVIARAHNLTETLNDVTAHAEMQAITSAANFLGGKYLKDCTLYVTMEPCVMCSGALSWSQISKVVIGARDKQRGFINKHLSLHPKTEVITGIMENECSVIVKDFFKSKR
- a CDS encoding helix-turn-helix transcriptional regulator, whose protein sequence is MKKDFYLTRYALIIKRLESSPATYSQLEDYLLNSFEFQDAGIKSYSIRTLQRDIREISDLFNLSIHNKKKGDNRYYIESRPIMEVDEYNQKLLESFQVSNALNLHPDFSNFIFFESRKPTGIEHFYDLFFAIRNKRVVTFEHYNYKNKLMTSRKVHPLALKESKDRWYLIAIDTKDKILKSFGLDRINYLDVAKNQFREKYKYNFREHFKNAFGVMNLAEQKPQNIVLKCSRHQGEYIRSFPLHQSQKETKETPEEIYFEFFLHPTYDFMQEILSYGKEVTVLEPKGLVDDIRNHLQESLNRYLES
- a CDS encoding GNAT family N-acetyltransferase; translated protein: MKKLKEFPRIETERLILSQLDEKDIPFIVEFLKHRIYSDLTSNIPYPYTENDAQLWVKMSKEAFEGKTGFTFGIRNKEEELIGAIGLHDRDDDKAELGYWIGIPYWNKGYVTEAARAIVDFGFNDLGFNKIYATHFLHNPASGKIMEKIGMEQEALLKQHAKKDDEYFDLAMYSIFKD
- a CDS encoding DUF6909 family protein, which encodes MTNSRARETTEAIERLYISMRHLFYRGFFKPGGVSGESIRSLLKTINPEIYGTMNIPSKLELDGLMYVLDRLPEGIEECAFIHLTSDEGFDKGSFEPIVPKKRRRNCYRIDEHQMNIEVLLGRSEIYDILTHLTFLFIEADKIRNLAFIQDENWKPTRAFKIIEEVVKGEKKFSRKEKEVALIHLSSLIGRSFDETLRAYNTFGDDNNPDRLFKIIYNLGKVSLEDAKGSREREIHFSAILKERVGHHYFGEKWANKVKEVLFENNLHTRPLHIISANMHSVKNMLYANEALKKKHQDEVDYKLYEEISNKKELRDKVLKYALDEGMIHIADKSGSNIDVQIIDLSKMNLKNTPFADCKFGGDDVVMVFDYAFGEQAFEVMDELLKPYEHKGEVYMMHVKSVSIMGKAGILTGEKGDIMIPTSHIFEGTADNYPFENALKLDDFKDDELKAFEGPMITVLGTSLQNKDILSYFMNTSWRAIGLEMEGAHYQKAIQVASKIRHHISPDLFVCYAYYASDNPLETGSTLSSGGLGLTGVKPTYLITLRILEKILRSGKKEVSAKK
- a CDS encoding DUF1572 domain-containing protein; protein product: MSSVLQLAKRFREVLLDGLWIANTNFKNQLSDITWEHAIIKVGSLNTIAMLTFHIDYYIAGLVHVFEGGDLEIKDKYSFDLAPIESQEQWENLLNKLWLDSEKFAELLEKMPDSKLNETFVDEKYGSYQRNIDGMIEHAYYHLGQISLIKKLLKEQYTE
- a CDS encoding type III pantothenate kinase codes for the protein MNSIVINVGNSNIRFGLFNGDNCDISWVINTKPYRTADELYVQMLMLYQTYKVDPKEIEKVIIGSVVPQLTKVMSSGIKKIHGVTPVIVDRTTPSGVQAKSKQMGTDIYANLVAAHNLYPNRKKIVIDFGTALTASCVAETGETLGVIIAPGIVTSLNSLINQTAQLPDIELKKPKSVLGLDTVTCMQSGMVYGFLGMVEGFINRINDEVNDDCFVVATGGVSHVYKPLTDKIHVMDRLHTLKGLYFLGKDL
- a CDS encoding DUF2589 domain-containing protein, which translates into the protein MANLVQELNSLDFSVYIGGPMQAAIKAQHDASMSQVNFIKEVGFEEGAPEGGAKKLKYVDFIYTKSVPSTAENNDSVVKSEVKLSVPLLCMLTIPALRIDEMTIDFNAKLNSVETQNIASEFQGSASISAKFWKVKFNASASYKKTNSSTSTTEKTYTLGVHVKAVNDELPAGLSKIMDMLEDAIVASAAPVTTT
- a CDS encoding patatin-like phospholipase family protein; protein product: MKKTTILSLDGGGIRGIITCIILRYIEEQLQYYDKPSAKLGDYFDLVAGSSTGGLIASIILCPDEVRKAKYSIQKGLELYAEKGGDIFQVSFWEKLVNPFGLLNERISQEALEKNLNDFFGNLELKELIKPCLITSYDIENRRAKLFNSCEAHLSTDNFYVKDVCRATSAAPTYFSPVQIKSMYGQIFSLIDGGMFANNPALCAYAEARKIPFAEVLKNHQKANHPGVNDMIIISIGTGIEARPYSFHKLEKAGKIGWVNPIIDILMSANAETVDYQLSQMFQTLGLRNQKNYYRLNPSLKNASPAMDNVRRSNIENLIQAGLSYIDDNREVLNQIVQKLIRNKI
- a CDS encoding M1 family metallopeptidase, with the protein product MRKSAAIIFAFIISQFQAQQGAYYQQAAKYKMDIDVNAEKFTYQGKQTLEYTNNSPDELNVVYFHLYWNAFKPNSMMDQRVSSQGKNGDGRLQKNGISTLSSIPKDQEGAQNIHWIKQNGKDLKFEAQETIMKVYLAEPIQPNSTTTFTMDWDAVIPQQIRRSGRNNREGVDMTMTQWYPKIAEYDYDGWATFDYLGREFHAPFSDFDVTIKINKDYVVGAGGILENPTEVKGYDAAAKIKTEKDKKVTWKWTAKNILDFAWSADRDYSVESFNVPEGPKVYLVYQKNDKTKVWGEAQPYITKYFQIMNSHFGKYVYPTYAFIQGGDGGMEYGMCTMILGEAKDIKGLMGLMAHEGSHSWYQQMLATNESVRPWMDEGFTSYAEGYTMYQLFPEELPNPFANTLNAYRNFVKKGIEEPAVWLGDHHDNGTSYTYASYVKGELYLVQLGYIMGEQNLAETLKQYYDQWSMKHPSDRDFLHIAQKVSGMDLKWFQNYWINTTKTIDYGIKEVKYDAKSTTVILINNGQVPMPIDFSVMTTDKKIVTYQIPLNMTHTWKEKDAYGEFKTMPYWPWTQKEYTITIPYTKSQLSVLGIDFSQRLADVNMADNIVEVK